CTGCTTGAAGAGGACAGGACCTTTAGATGTCAGCTTGATTCCCAAAGCAATGACCAGCATAAACGGAGAAACCGCCATCAGAATGATCGAGGCAATCAGCAGATCTTCAAGACGCTTAATAAGCCCATTCATTCCTTCAAATGGCGAGGACCTTAAAACTATGGCTGTCTGACCGGCCACATGCGCCACTTCACTGCCAACAAGATGTTTGAAAATAGACATATCCGGAAAAAAGAAAATCTGAGCTGTAGTATCAGCCAAACCCTGCAGGAGTTCATCGATTACGGACTCTTCACGCATTGGCAGGGCGATAAAAACGAGATTAATATGATTTTCTTTAACGTATTCAGGCAAATCACTTAACGATCCTGCGCAGGAAAATGCTCCTTCTCCACCGCGATTAGCAGAATCAAAATAATCCATGATTTTTATACCGGACCATGGATTTCCAGCCACCCATGCTTCAAGAGAACGGGCCAAATCACCGCAACCGGCAACCACAGCTTTGCGCGAAACAAGATTATCTGCAAAAATACGAAAAACAAACTTACGAACGACAAACCGTTCCAAACAAAGCAGTAGAGGCCATAAAAACATCGCCGCCAGTACAACTCTACGGGAATAGACGCTGGAGACTTTAAACGCATAACCAAAGAGCAACATTCCGCTGAAAACAAGAAAAATAGCAGCGATAATACGGTTGCACTCTGAAACCAGATCTGAACCGACCCATTCCTTATAAACTCCTGCAAGGTGGAAGGAGACTACGGCCAAAGCCGCGGTAACCGAAAACAGGATACTTATATGGGTTGACTTGGAATACAGCGACTCGGGAAAAAAAAAGTAATAAAGACCGAGGAGTATAAGTATACCTAACCCGACATCCAGAATCCTGTGAAACGGGTCAAGCATATGCGGCGAGATACGTATTTTAGGTTCCATAATTCCCCTTAAACTATGGCAAAAAAGAACAAATACAGCTTGGGTCAATTAAACTAGGTTATTAGTAGCAAAAAAAAAGGAGGAAGCATAATTTTGCATCCTCCTTTTGTGTTATAAATTACGCATCTTTATAAGTGGCTCAACAAATTCTCAGCCTCTCGCCGTTCAGGGAAATCTTCTTTGGTTCGCAGTAGCTTAGTAAGAATCTTTCTAGCTTCATCATTCTTGCCTTCCCTGGAATAAACCATCGCCTTATGAAAAAGCGCTGCTGAAAAGTCAGGCAGAACCTGAAGTGCAGAGTTAAGCACATGCATCGCCTGCTCATATTCACCATTAAGATAAAGCACGAACCCAAGAGTATCGAGCGCTTCCGGACTCTGGCTGCTGGCAGCGACCCTAGCCAGCTTCAAAGCCTCAGCCATTGACTCCCCACTGTCAGAGAAACGTGTAGCCAGCAGGTAAGCGAGGTTGTTGGCCGCCAATTGGAAGCCCGGATGCTTTTGCAGCAACTGGGAATATACTTTACGAGATTTCTCATAATTCCCGGCCTGTTCGTACAAGAGACCAAGGATGAATTGCGGACCGGGATTTTCGCTATCTTTCCTGACCTCTTCGGTAAACTTGGCAATTCCGTCTTCAAGTTTACCGTCAGCAACATATAAATCGCCGATACGCATGTAAGGCAGCATCCATTCCGGTGCAAGCTCAATCGCCCTTGTAAAGTTGGTTTCTGCATCGGCAAAGTTGCCGCGTGCGGAATAAACACGGCCAAGCAGTTCGTAAATCCGCGGGTTATCGGGATACTTGGTCAATAATTTTTCGCAGAACCGTGTAGCAAGAGTATATTTCTTCTGCACGGTGAGGACATTAACTTTACCTTGAATAGCTGCAAGTGAATCAGGAGCGAGATCCAAAGCTCTGTTGTAATATTTTTCAGCAAGAGCATACTCCTTATCACCAACAGCCAGTTCAGCCATTTTCATAGACCCAATCGGGGAATCTGGGAACTTTTCAGAAATCTCGGAGTAAGTACGGCTGGCTAAAGTTTTATCTCCCTTAATAGCATAAACATCACCTATCGCAGCCATGATCTGAATATCATCAGGACGTTTTTCCCTCAGTCGCTGCAGTTCAAGTATGGCCTGATGCCAGTCCTTACGATCAAGATAAGTATTTATGAGAACCTCCCTTGCAGGTCCGTAAGCAGGATCAAGGTTGATGGCTTCTTTAAGATTCTCAATGGCAATACCGGTTTCATCGTTAATCAGATGGGCTCGGGACAACAGAACATAGGCCGGAGCACTTTCAGGATTATCCCTGACAACCTGCCTGAATTCGGCAACAGCAAGCTGCCCGCGCCCTTCGAAAAGATAAATCTGCCCACGCAGGTAGTGGGCCTCTGCATCTTTAGGGTTCAACTCAATAATCTTATTGAGCTGATCTAGTGCCTTGCGGGATTCATTCATATCCAGAAACATTGTGGCCAACTGCTTGCGGTAAACAACGTGATTAGCGTTTTCGGCTCCTTCCGGATCTAGAGTTATTCCTTCTTCGAGTACCTTAACCGCAGAATCCTGTCTGCCCTGAGACATATACAAACCAGCAAGGGCTGTTCTGATGGGAAGAGAACTTTTATCCAGAGCCAGCCCATCCTTTAAGATTTTTTCAGTCTCTTTAAAACGTTCCTGAGAATTTAATACCCGCGAATAAATTACCCTGTACTCAGCTTTATCCGGGTGCGTGCGCACAACTTCTGCAAGCAGCTCAGCAGCCTTTTCAGAATTGCCGGACGCAGAATAAAATTCAGCTGCAAAAACATCTGTACGCGGATCACCGTCCCCAACCTTGAGAAGCTTTTCCACATATTTCTCGGCCTTATCGTTCTCGTTAAGGCTGCGGTAAAAAGCTACGGTTTTCATAAGAAGAGAAGAATTATCGGGAATTTTTTTAATACCTTGCAATAAAGCCTCTTCAGCTTTTTTCATATCATTCTGACGGGTATAGACACTATTCATTGAAAGATAGACATCAGGGTTGCCCGGATCTTCATCCAAGGCGACCTTGAGCATCTTCTCTGCTTCTCCATACTTCTTACCCTCAGCAAGCACAGAGGCCAAAACAAGTCTTGCCTCAATATAAGTGGCATCCTGATTAAGAGCCTTGCGGGCCATATCACCGGCTTCATCATATTCTCGTGCAAGCAGATAAAGTTTACTTAGTTCCACCTTGGCTTCAACAAGCTGAGGATCAAGATCGGAAGCATACTTGAAATTGATAAAAGCACCCTGGAAGTTACCCTTCTCCAGAGATATTTTGCCCAAAAGCAAACGGCAGGGAGCACACTCCGGATCGAGGGAAAGAGCGTTTTTAATTTCCAGTCCAGCCTCAATAAACATCTGCTTGTTGTAGTACTCGAGAGCTTTCTGATAAAAGTCATCCCGCCGTTTATCGCACCCGCCGAGCAGGAGAACAGTCGCAATCAGCAATCCGATGACAATAATATTTTTTCGCATTAATTTCCCCGATTTGTTTATCCGATACAAAAACGCTATTCAGGAATGTAGGGTTTAAGTTCAGATGAAAAGTTCTTAATAAAATTATCTAAAACAGTCTGGCCATGCTCAATGGTTTCACCGTCGTTGAGCAGCATCTCCACACGGACCAGAGCACCGTCAGTACGTCTACGGGTTATGGAATCAAGCGCCAGATAGAATTTATTCATATACTCATCAGTGATAACACGGCCACGCTGCTGAAACCAGTAAAAGGCCAGCAATCTTTCGCCTGGTTTATCCAGAAGCAGTCTGCGCACTTTAATGGGACGCCCGTCAGGTTCCGCCGGAAGATCACGCGAAGAGGATAGGCTCCAGCCCCCGCCGCCGAGCAGGCAGCTGACCGGGTTATGGGCTGCACGCTGAGGTTCCTGATAATCGTAGTAAGTTACCAGAACAAGAACATTTCGTCCTGAATCACTATCCCTGAAAACACCCGCAAAATAATCATCCGATCCGAGTGATTCAAGAATATTATCGCTGTAAAAATCTCTCTTTCCTTCATAATGGCCAAAAGTCAGCGGAAAATTATCAAAACTTGGGCGTTTCGGAATTACACGCTCTGAAAGGAAAAAAGAATTCGCAGCAAAGTAAAGCCCCAGAACCGCCGCCATTAGAAAGAGATGTACCACCCTTCCTGCCGGTTGTGCATAAAACCCTTTGGGGGATTCTGCCCGCTGTTCTTCCTTTCGTCCCCCAAGGAAATTCAGAAAGAGACTGCACAAAGCCAGCAATACGATAGAAAGAAGATAGATGACTATGCCGGAAGCATCATGGAAAAAATTTTCCGCGGTCTCCACCGAAACATTACGGGCCAGATACCCTACCATTGCAATTCGAAGGGCATTGGCAAAAATAGCAGTCGGGACAGTCGCTAAAGCGATCAGTATCCGCTGCCATATGCGCGAGTTAAACCAGTATCCCATCAGAATACCGAGCAGGATAGTAGGAAAGACATAACGCAATCCGCTGCAGGCATCGACGACGTGCAATTGGATCACACCAAGGTCAATAACGTTCCCTTCTCTAAATACAGGAATATCGAAAAACTGCATTATGCGGACAGAAATGTCTGATGAAATAAGCCTGAGTTTAAAAGTAAGTGTTCGGTTGATAAATGGAGGCGGCGGAACGGCAAAAGCCAGGACCAGAAGCGGAAAAAAGAAAGCCTTCATTGATCGCCAGCCATAAACAAAGAGCACCAATGCCAGCACACAGAACCACATGGAAATAAAAACCAAGGCATCAACCGCAGAGGCTTTACCGAGAAAATATAATAACCCGGCCAACAGCAAAGCTCCATAAGCTGACCGTGAAGAGGGAGTTATTATTTTCGGCAATAGCTCTCGGCGTTGCCAAGCGACATAGACTGCAAGTGGAACAACAAGCCAGCAGTAGGAATAGTCATCCGTATTCCAACGCCTTATAAGCGGAGGAAAGGAATCCCAGTATAGTACAACCCAAGCCGCAAGAACGGAAACAAAAGATAAAATAGCTGCCACGTATATCACTCCCCGAAGCAATAACTAACGCAAGGTAAGCAAAAA
Above is a genomic segment from Maridesulfovibrio sp. containing:
- the xrtD gene encoding VPLPA-CTERM-specific exosortase XrtD; this encodes MAAILSFVSVLAAWVVLYWDSFPPLIRRWNTDDYSYCWLVVPLAVYVAWQRRELLPKIITPSSRSAYGALLLAGLLYFLGKASAVDALVFISMWFCVLALVLFVYGWRSMKAFFFPLLVLAFAVPPPPFINRTLTFKLRLISSDISVRIMQFFDIPVFREGNVIDLGVIQLHVVDACSGLRYVFPTILLGILMGYWFNSRIWQRILIALATVPTAIFANALRIAMVGYLARNVSVETAENFFHDASGIVIYLLSIVLLALCSLFLNFLGGRKEEQRAESPKGFYAQPAGRVVHLFLMAAVLGLYFAANSFFLSERVIPKRPSFDNFPLTFGHYEGKRDFYSDNILESLGSDDYFAGVFRDSDSGRNVLVLVTYYDYQEPQRAAHNPVSCLLGGGGWSLSSSRDLPAEPDGRPIKVRRLLLDKPGERLLAFYWFQQRGRVITDEYMNKFYLALDSITRRRTDGALVRVEMLLNDGETIEHGQTVLDNFIKNFSSELKPYIPE
- a CDS encoding undecaprenyl-phosphate glucose phosphotransferase, with the translated sequence MEPKIRISPHMLDPFHRILDVGLGILILLGLYYFFFPESLYSKSTHISILFSVTAALAVVSFHLAGVYKEWVGSDLVSECNRIIAAIFLVFSGMLLFGYAFKVSSVYSRRVVLAAMFLWPLLLCLERFVVRKFVFRIFADNLVSRKAVVAGCGDLARSLEAWVAGNPWSGIKIMDYFDSANRGGEGAFSCAGSLSDLPEYVKENHINLVFIALPMREESVIDELLQGLADTTAQIFFFPDMSIFKHLVGSEVAHVAGQTAIVLRSSPFEGMNGLIKRLEDLLIASIILMAVSPFMLVIALGIKLTSKGPVLFKQWRYGLEGEPFQIYKFRTMKVLEDGYDFTPARDRDPRITNFGLFLRKNSLDELPQFFNVLNGSMSIVGPRPHAVKMNEDYRKHIHGYMLRHITKPGITGLAQLNGYKGEVRTDEDMQNRISFDIEYLQNWSVLMDLKIIVKTVYKFAWRQ
- a CDS encoding tetratricopeptide repeat protein, coding for MRKNIIVIGLLIATVLLLGGCDKRRDDFYQKALEYYNKQMFIEAGLEIKNALSLDPECAPCRLLLGKISLEKGNFQGAFINFKYASDLDPQLVEAKVELSKLYLLAREYDEAGDMARKALNQDATYIEARLVLASVLAEGKKYGEAEKMLKVALDEDPGNPDVYLSMNSVYTRQNDMKKAEEALLQGIKKIPDNSSLLMKTVAFYRSLNENDKAEKYVEKLLKVGDGDPRTDVFAAEFYSASGNSEKAAELLAEVVRTHPDKAEYRVIYSRVLNSQERFKETEKILKDGLALDKSSLPIRTALAGLYMSQGRQDSAVKVLEEGITLDPEGAENANHVVYRKQLATMFLDMNESRKALDQLNKIIELNPKDAEAHYLRGQIYLFEGRGQLAVAEFRQVVRDNPESAPAYVLLSRAHLINDETGIAIENLKEAINLDPAYGPAREVLINTYLDRKDWHQAILELQRLREKRPDDIQIMAAIGDVYAIKGDKTLASRTYSEISEKFPDSPIGSMKMAELAVGDKEYALAEKYYNRALDLAPDSLAAIQGKVNVLTVQKKYTLATRFCEKLLTKYPDNPRIYELLGRVYSARGNFADAETNFTRAIELAPEWMLPYMRIGDLYVADGKLEDGIAKFTEEVRKDSENPGPQFILGLLYEQAGNYEKSRKVYSQLLQKHPGFQLAANNLAYLLATRFSDSGESMAEALKLARVAASSQSPEALDTLGFVLYLNGEYEQAMHVLNSALQVLPDFSAALFHKAMVYSREGKNDEARKILTKLLRTKEDFPERREAENLLSHL